In Topomyia yanbarensis strain Yona2022 chromosome 2, ASM3024719v1, whole genome shotgun sequence, one DNA window encodes the following:
- the LOC131685948 gene encoding uncharacterized protein LOC131685948, which produces MIEPYRQGASFSDWVERLGYFFAMSNVAEDAKKSHFITLSGPSVFSELKLLFPNASLTDISYEIMIEKLKARFDKVESDIIQRFKFNNRKQHPDEFAEDFVLAIKLQAEFCNFKNFKHEAIRERIVAGLRDEALQQRLLNEQNLTLESAEKLFATWEMAGANARSLGIGVNAGQIASFNNDFKRPRPSTLEKLAKTLANAKAGDRPSRPAGTRQSVKTRLGFQPYYYNGEQEDKHKNFAGFRPAEWRAGQDRYRSESRVCDFCGIRGHLKRKCFKLKNLRRDTVQFVDSKAGPSSLSELFNRLETNASDDDDDNDRNDSDSCWKRRGRSPSNATACSQGGC; this is translated from the exons atGATAGAGCCATACCGCCAAGGAGCATCCTTTTCCGATTGGGTGGAACGTCTTGGTTACTTTTTCGCTATGAGCAATGTGGCGGAGGATGCAAAGAAATCCCATTTCATAACCCTTAGCGGGCCATCGGTGTTCTCGGAACTTAAATTGCTTTTTCCAAATGCTAGTCTAACCGATATTTCATACGAAATTATGATTGAAAAACTTAAAGCAAGGTTTGACAAAGTTGAATCTGATATTATACAGagatttaaatttaataatcgGAAGCAACATCCTGATGAGTTTGCGGAGGATTTTGTCCTTGCGATAAAACTTCAGGCagaattttgcaattttaaaaatttcaagcatGAAGCGATTCGGGAACGTATTGTTGCTGGTCTGAGGGATGAAGCCCTTCAGCAGCGTTTGTtgaatgaacaaaatttaaccCTTGAATCGgcagaaaaattatttgctACTTGGGAGATGGCAGGGGCCAACGCTAGATCTTTGGGAATCGGTGTCAATGCTGGTCAGATTGCTTCTTTTAATAATGACTTTAAGAGGCCGCGCCCTTCCACTCTTGAAAAACTTGCTAAAACGTTGGCAAATGCTAAGGCGGGTGATCGACCTTCTCGACCTGCAGGAACCAGACAATCGGTAAAAACCCGATTGGGATTTCAACCATATTACTACAATGGAGAACAGGAGGACAAGCATAAAAATTTTGCAGGTTTTCGCCCGGCTGAATGGAGGGCTGGACAGGATCGCTATCGTAGCGAGAGTCGTGTCTGCGACTTCTGCGGAATAAGAGGACATTTGAAGAGAAAATGTTTCAAATTGAAAAATCTACGCAGGGATACGGTTCAATTCGTAGATTCTAAAGCAGGACCAAGCAGTTTAAGTGAGCTGTTCAACCGTTTGGAAACGAATGCTTCGGACGATGATGACGATAACGACAGGAATGATTCAG ATTCTTGTTGGAAGCGTCGTGGTCGTAGCCCATCGAACGCAACTGCGTGTAGTCAAGGAGGGTGTTGA
- the LOC131685949 gene encoding fatty acid synthase has product MSSKLDNLAIEHRANPPLPGDEIVISGIAGRFPNSDSVKEFGYNLYNKIDMVDDLETRWRHSNVEIPRRMGKVNNLEKFDATFFGVHFKQAHTMDPQCRILVEHAYEAVIDAGVNPKTVRGSRTGVFVGACFAESEKTWFYEKISSGGFGITGCSRAMMANRISYTMGLNGPSFLLDTACSSSMYALDCAFNAIRNGECDAAIVGGSNLLLHPYVTLQFARLGVLASDGYCRPFDKDASGYTRSEAISVVYLQKARDAKRVYANVVYSKTNCDGFKEEGITYPSGSMQRRLLTEFYQEIGIDPSTVNYVEAHSTGTVVGDPEECAGLDKIFCKGRKKPLPVGSVKSNIGHSESSSGICSIAKSVLAFENLMIPPNINFTELRSDIPSLVEGRLFVVAEPIPLDGPLIAVNSFGFGGANAHALLRGNSKEKVNGGVPEDNLPRLITWSGRTEEAIDAILTDMSNRHLDAEYVALLHNVQSESIPGNVFRGYGVYAKNGNENAMCLGRDCQHYTGLKRPLVWVFSGMGSQWTEMGNSLLDIPLFRNSIENCHRVLEKRGLNLMEILTSKDCKFENILHSFVGIAAVQIGIVDVLRSLDIEPDFVIGHSVGELGCAYADGCFTAEQMILSAYSRGMASLETKTVFGSMAAVGLGYRKIRTMLPSGIEVACHNGPDSCTISGPKENVEAFVKELTGKGIFAKEVPCSNIPYHSKYIAEMGPRLLARLNEVIPEPKKRSSKWLSSSVPKIRWDQTESQYSSAHYHTNNLLSSVLFEETSALLPNNAMTIEIAPHGLLQAILKKSMPNAVHIGLTKRGNKDNVQYLFNALGKLYVNGLDIPVSRLYPQVQFPVSRGTPMISHLVRWDHSEDWFVTKFEMQKSSKSGERRVKIKLSDQDYSYIAGHVIDGRVLFPATAYLHLAWETLAMVQGPMYFDLEVEFEDVKFLRATSIAKDQEIEFTVMLQPGTGRFEITEGSAAVVTGYVKHVENIQLSEIPDPPESDYPILHARDFYKELRLRGYHYNGAFRSVKEARADARCGKINWELNWVSFLDCLLQCCIVGKDTRSLMIPTGLERLRIDPKMHLAIANTMDEGQQVFDFKYSEVLNTIRCGGIEIIGIQASTVGRRKPPGYPVLESYQFISHIPAPKMSKSDAVRVCVQLALENIPVPKVKAVEVDFHNDTPITPLFAEALGDLPLVTADLMFLSHQQISLATVHVEDGKLSTQSNCLFLVSVNCLSRPELIEEAANSLHDSGFILSREAPNLAPESIISPSGYQLIAVIPVENETYVLLQRIKRKYMGSPTIISLPANDEQYQWIPKLRDAMKQGSVIVVSQGDRLSGVIGLVNCIRKEPDGGMVSCVFVDDPKAPPFELDNPIYKVHLKLGLAINVYRNGRWGTYRHLQLLQPAVTKPRRDHCYANALTKGDLSSMTWLSGPFNQRRPKGEMVRVSYSSLNFRDVMFASGKLSADFANLTRIEQQCELGFEFSGVGESGRRIMGMITTGAMATHVECDDTLTWTVPEKWTLEEAATIPVVYTTVYCALFINAHIQKGQSILIHAGSGGVGLAAIRVCLAYGLKVYTTVGSQAKRDFLLQTFPQLQAEDIGNSRDTSFEKMIMFRTDGKGVDYVLNSLSDDKLQASLRCLGKYGKFLEIGKYDMANDSKLGLNRFLRALSFTAVLVDFLFTAPPEEKMVLKNMLDKDIKSGIIVPLKSNVFPANDIEHAFRYLASGKHVGKVLLKIRENPNDDESLPIDYLPRMYCNPDHSYVIAGGLGGFGLELADWLVLRGCRKLVMSSSRGITKPYQAYRIKIWEQYGVQIVVNTENIATRKGCEALLLAASKLGPVGGIYNLAVQLRDSIFENQTVEKFAECMGPKALATKYLDELSRKLCPRLEYFIVFSSVSCGRGNGGQSNYGMANSVMERIIEHRHANGLPAKAIQWGAVGEVGLVADMQEDKLDMEIGGTLQQRISSCLQELDPLLTTPDPIVASMVVAEKRVRTSGKDNIIESVMNIMSIRDIKSVSMDTTLSELGMDSLMAVEIKQTLEREYELFLTPQDLRSLTFMKLQELTEAKASSDENVKLKLANEKTPTGVAMLLRNLGDEFNSEHTILRLQSENDSKKYNACVLLTPGIEGVAGNAWHNIASQLTLPTFITQLTKTINMTSIAEIGEFLANDVIENVFKGAEHFYLVGYSFGAFITLELARLLEETGKRGQILLIDGAPKFLHKLAVDQMSENWTEESIQIVLIAGILNTIFPDETTDVLPIITECTTFESRIDKLLELAKDQNIYSEEYLRMMTKALFNRIKITLLTDVNKIQPVESPITLVRPTEVSVVDIDEDYGLSEYTKASVSLKFLEGNHITMLENPKLTQIITESDPVLESDRSFQKYLQSNVIAE; this is encoded by the exons ATGAGTTCAAAACTTGATAATCTTGCGATCGAGCATCGAGCCAACCCACCACTGCCTGGTGATGAAATCGTCATTTCCGGCATCGCTGGACGTTTCCCGAATTCGGACAGTGTGAAAGAGTTCGGTTATAACCTGTACAACAAGATCGATATGGTGGATGACTTGGAAACTCGTTGGCGCCACAGCAATGTCGAAATTCCACGCCGTATGGGAAAGGTCAACAACCTGGAGAAGTTCGATGCTACATTCTTCGGTGTACACTTCAAGCAG GCTCACACCATGGATCCACAGTGTCGTATACTGGTAGAGCATGCCTACGAAGCAGTCATCGATGCTGGTGTGAATCCGAAAACGGTTCGTGGCTCGCGAACTGGAGTGTTCGTCGGGGCCTGTTTCGCTGAATCGGAGAAAACTTGGTTCTACGAAAAGATCTCTTCGGGAGGTTTCGGAATTACTGGTTGCTCACGAGCTATGATGGCAAATCGAATTTCCTACACTATGGGATTGAATGGTCCATCTTTTCTTCTGGATACTGCTTGCAGTAGCTCCATGTATGCGCTGGATTGTGCCTTCAATGCTATCCGTAATGGCGAGTGCGATGCAGCAATTGTCGGCGGCTCCAATCTGTTGCTGCATCCATACGTAACACTGCAGTTCGCTCGTCTAGGTGTTCTGGCATCCGATGGTTACTGTCGGCCGTTCGATAAAGACGCTTCAGGTTACACACGGTCGGAAGCCATCTCTGTAGTGTATCTTCAAAAAGCTCGGGACGCCAAGCGTGTCTACGCTAATGTTGTCTATTCGAAGACAAACTGTGACGGATTCAAGGAGGAAGGTATAACGTATCCGTCCGGTTCAATGCAACGTCGATTGCTCACCGAGTTCTATCAGGAGATCGGCATTGACCCCTCTACCGTAAACTATGTTGAAGCTCACAGTACCGGTACCGTTGTGGGTGATCCCGAAGAGTGCGCCGGATTGGACAAAATTTTCTGCAAAGGACGCAAAAAACCGTTACCCGTAGGATCGGTAAAGTCAAATATTGGTCATTCGGAATCAAGCTCGGGTATTTGTTCGATCGCTAAGAGTgtgttggcatttgaaaacttGATGATTCCACCTAACATAAACTTTACGGAACTCAGGAGTGACATTCCCTCGCTAGTTGAGGGTCGTTTGTTTGTAGTTGCGGAACCAATACCGTTGGATGGTCCACTGATCGCTGTGAACTCTTTTGGTTTTGGAGGAGCCAATGCTCACGCTCTGCTCAGAGGAAACTCGAAGGAGAAGGTCAACGGTGGTGTTCCAGAGGACAACCTACCGCGATTGATTACCTGGTCTGGTAGAACTGAGGAAGCTATCGACGCAATCCTAACCGATATGAGCAACCGTCATTTGGATGCGGAATATGTCGCGCTGTTGCACAACGTTCAGAGTGAATCGATTCCCGGAAATGTGTTTCGAGGTTATGGAGTCTATGCCAAGAACGGGAATGAAAATGCTATGTGTCTGGGCCGTGATTGTCAACATTACACGGGTCTAAAGCGTCCCCTAGTTTGGGTATTCAGCGGTATGGGTTCCCAATGGACTGAGATGGGTAATTCGTTATTGGATATTCCGCTTTTCCGGAACTCGATCGAAAACTGTCACCGTGTACTGGAGAAGAGAGGCCTCAACTTGATGGAGATCTTGACCTCCAAGGATTGTAAATTCGAGAATATTTTGCACTCGTTCGTCGGAATCGCCGCTGTTCAGATTGGCATCGTCGACGTTCTCCGTTCGTTGGATATCGAGCCAGACTTCGTGATCGGGCACTCTGTCGGAGAATTGGGTTGTGCATATGCCGATGGTTGCTTCACGGCCGAACAAATGATCCTGTCGGCCTATTCCCGCGGTATGGCGAGTTTGGAAACGAAAACTGTGTTCGGTTCAATGGCTGCCGTTGGATTGGGTTACCGTAAGATCCGAACCATGCTACCATCGGGTATTGAGGTCGCCTGTCACAACGGACCGGATTCATGTACAATTTCGGGCCCGAAGGAGAATGTGGAAGCCTTCGTGAAAGAGCTTACAGGCAAGGGTATCTTCGCCAAAGAGGTTCCCTGCTCCAACATACCATACCATAGTAAATACATTGCCGAAATGGGACCACGTCTGTTAGCACGTTTGAACGAGGTGATTCCTGAACCGAAGAAGCGTTCATCCAAATGGTTGAGCTCTTCGGTACCAAAGATTCGCTGGGATCAAACAGAAAGCCAATACTCATCGGCTCACTACCACACGAACAATTTGTTGAGTTcggttttgtttgaggaaaccTCGGCACTTCTTCCCAACAACGCAATGACAATAGAGATTGCTCCCCATGGTCTTTTACAGGCCATTTTGAAGAAATCGATGCCGAATGCTGTCCACATTGGACTAACCAAGCGCGGAAATAAAGACAACGTGCAGTACTTGTTCAACGCTCTTGGAAA GTTGTACGTCAACGGGTTGGATATTCCTGTGTCTCGACTGTATCCGCAGGTTCAGTTCCCGGTATCTCGTGGAACACCGATGATTTCGCATTTAGTTCGATGGGATCACAGCGAAGACTGGTTCGTGACGAAATTCGAGATGCAAAAGTCCTCCAAGAGTGGCGAGCGGCGGGTAAAGATCAAACTGAGCGATCAGGACTACAGCTACATCGCAGGGCACGTAATCGACGGACGTGTGCTGTTCCCTGCAACCGCCTATCTACATCTTGCCTGGGAAACACTGGCTATGGTGCAAGGTCCCATGTATTTCGATCTGGAGGTCGAGTTCGAAGATGTTAAATTTTTGCGGGCGACCTCAATCGCAAAAGATCAGGAAATCGAGTTTACCGTTATGCTTCAACCAGGAACGGGTCGATTTGAG ATCACCGAGGGATCGGCAGCTGTTGTGACTGGATACGTGAAGCACGTAGAGAACATTCAGCTCTCGGAGATCCCGGATCCACCGGAGTCCGATTACCCGATTCTGCATGCCCGCGATTTCTACAAGGAGCTGCGTCTTCGAGGATATCACTACAACGGAGCTTTCCGATCGGTAAAAGAAGCTCGCGCGGATGCTCGTTGCGGAAAGATCAACTGGGAGTTGAATTGGGTATCGTTCCTAGATTGTCTACTACAGTGTTGCATCGTTGGCAAGGATACCCGTTCGCTTATGATTCCAACAGGACTGGAACGTCTACGAATTGATCCTAAAATGCATCTGGCCATCGCTAACACAATGGACGAAGGTCAACAAGTGTTTGATTTCAAGTACTCCGAAGTGCTAAACACAATACGTTGTGGTGGAATCGAAATTATTGGCATACAGGCCAGTACCGTAGGACGCAGGAAGCCTCCGGGCTACCCTGTACTGGAGTCTTATCAGTTTATCTCGCACATCCCTGCACCGAAGATGTCCAAATCAGATGCTGTTCGAGTGTGTGTCCAGTTGGCCCTGGAAAACATCCCCGTTCCGAAAGTGAAAGCCGTTGAGGTGGACTTCCATAATGACACACCGATCACACCTCTCTTCGCGGAAGCCTTGGGAGATCTTCCACTCGTAACAGCCGATCTTATGTTCCTTTCGCATCAACAAATCTCACTCGCAACAGTACACGTAGAAGACGGTAAACTCTCTACACAGTCCAACTGTCTCTTCCTTGTTTCAGTTAACTGCTTAAGTCGTCCGGAATTGATTGAGGAAGCGGCTAACAGTCTGCATGATAGTGGATTCATTCTCTCGCGGGAGGCACCAAATCTAGCCCCGGAGAGTATAATTTCACCATCCGGATACCAACTCATAGCAGTCATTCCCGTTGAGAACGAAACATACGTGCTTCTGCAGCGTATCAAGCGCAAGTACATGGGAAGTCCTACAATAATCAGTCTTCCAGCTAATGATGAGCAATATCAATGGATCCCTAAACTTCGGGACGCTATGAAACAAGGATCGGTTATCGTAGTATCCCAAGGGGATCGCCTTTCCGGAGTTATCGGACTAGTGAACTGTATTCGCAAGGAACCGGACGGTGGAATGGTTAGCTGCGTTTTCGTAGATGACCCGAAAGCTCCACCTTTCGAGCTCGATAACCCGATTTATAAGGTTCATCTGAAGTTAGGCCTTGCAATCAACGTCTATCGAAACGGTCGTTGGGGAACGTATCGTCATCTGCAGCTGCTGCAGCCGGCAGTCACGAAGCCTAGACGTGATCACTGCTATGCTAACGCTTTAACCAAAGGTGATCTGTCTTCGATGACATGGTTAAGTGGACCCTTCAATCAGCGTCGGCCGAAAGGTGAAATGGTGCGAGTTAGCTATAGTTCGTTGAACTTCCGAGATGTGATGTTCGCTTCCGGTAAGCTGTCAGCTGACTTTGCTAATTTAACCCGTATTGAGCAGCAGTGTGAGCTTGGTTTCGAGTTCTCTGGAGTGGGCGAAAGTGGTCGTCGGATTATGGGTATGATTACCACTGGTGCTATGGCTACCCACGTGGAATGTGATGACACCTTGACCTGGACTGTCCCGGAGAAGTGGACGCTGGAGGAAGCAGCAACCATCCCCGTAGTCTACACTACTGTCTACTGTGCCCTGTTTATCAATGCACATATTCAGAAGGGTCAATCCATTCTCATACATGCCGGTAGTGGAGGTGTTGGACTGGCAGCTATTCGAGTTTGTCTAGCGTACGGTCTAAAAGTGTACACTACAGTCGGTAGTCAGGCTAAGCGAGATTTCTTGCTGCAGACATTCCCACAACTGCAGGCAGAAGATATAGGTAACTCGCGTGACACTTCCTTTGAGAAGATGATCATGTTCCGCACCGATGGAAAGGGAGTCGACTACGTATTGAACTCGCTGTCGGATGACAAACTGCAGGCTTCCTTGCGTTGCTTGGGCAAGTATGGAAAATTCTTGGAAATCGGCAAATACGACATGGCCAATGACTCAAAGTTGGGTTTGAATCGTTTCCTGCGAGCACTGTCGTTTACTGCTGTTTTGGTTGACTTCCTCTTCACAGCTCCACCGGAGGAGAAAATGGTTCTGAAGAATATGCTGGACAAGGATATTAAATCGGGAATCATTGTTCCACTGAAGAGTAATGTGTTTCCGGCGAATGATATTGAGCATGCTTTCCGGTACCTGGCCAGCGGCAAACACGTCGGCAAGGTTCTACTGAAGATTCGTGAGAACCCGAACGACGATGAATCGCTGCCGATAGACTACCTTCCACGTATGTACTGTAACCCGGATCATTCCTACGTAATTGCTGGGGGTTTGGGAGGGTTCGGTCTTGAACTAGCGGACTGGTTGGTACTTCGTGGATGCCGTAAACTAGTGATGAGTTCTAGTCGAGGTATTACTAAACCGTATCAAGCGTACAGAATCAA GATCTGGGAACAATACGGAGTTCAGATTGTTGTGAACACCGAGAACATCGCGACCAGAAAGGGATGCGAAGCACTGTTGTTAGCTGCCAGCAAGCTGGGCCCTGTTGGCGGAATCTACAATTTGGCTGTTCAGCTTCGCGACAGTATCTTCGAGAATCAAACCGTGGAGAAGTTTGCGGAATGCATGGGTCCGAAAGCGTTGGCTACCAAGTATCTGGATGAGTTGAGTCGTAAGCTGTGCCCTCGGTTGGAATACTTTATCGTGTTCTCCAGTGTTTCCTGCGGTCGTGGAAACGGTGGCCAGAGTAATTACGGTATGGCCAATTCTGTGATGGAGCGAATCATCGAACATCGTCACGCAAATGGTCTTCCAGCCAAGGCTATCCAGTGGGGAGCTGTTGGAGAGGTTGGTTTGGTTGCCGATATGCAGGAAGATAAGTTGGATATGGAAATCGGTGGTACCTTACAACAGCGCATATCATCTTGCCTTCAAGAGTTGGATCCCTTACTGACAACTCCGGATCCCATCGTTGCTAGTATGGTTGTCGCCGAGAAGCGCGTTCGAACCAGTGGAAAAGATAATATCATCGAATCAGTGATGAACATCATGAGTATTCGGGATATTAAATCTGTGTCGATGGATACTACGCTCTCGGAACTGGGCATGGATTCGCTGATGGCAGTTGAAATCAAGCAGACACTGGAACGAGAGTACGAGCTATTCCTTACGCCACAGGATCTTCGTTCGTTGACGTTCATGAAGCTGCAGGAGTTGACAGAAGCCAAGGCAAGTTCCGATGAAAACGTCAAACTGAAACTGGCTAACGAGAAAACACCGACTGGAGTTGCTATGTTGCTGCGTAATCTGGGTGATGAGTTTAACAGTGAACACACCATTCTTCGATTGCAGTCGGAGAACGACTCAAAGAAATACAACGCCTGTGTCTTGTTAACACCTGGAATCGAGGGAGTCGCTGGTAATGCCTGGCACAATATTGCCAGCCAACTTACCTTGCCTACCTTCATTACGCAGCTAACGAAGACCATCAACATGACCAGTATAGCAGAGATTGGTGAATTTCTGGCAAATGATGTGATCGAAAACGTGTTCAAAGGAGCCGAACACTTCTATCTAGTTGGTTACTCATTTGGAGCCTTCATCACGCTGGAACTAGCTCGACTGCTTGAGGAAACTGGTAAACGTGGACAAATCTTGCTGATCGATGGTGCGCCCAAGTTCCTGCACAAATTAGCCGTTGATCAAATGTCAGAAAACTGGACTGAAGAATCTATTCAAATCGTTTTGATAGCCGGCATTCTTAACACAATCTTCCCCGACGAAACTACCGACGTGCTGCCAATCATTACCGAGTGTACCACATTTGAATCACGTATCGACAAACTGCTCGAGCTGGCCAAAGATCAGAACATCTACTCCGAGGAGTATCTGCGTATGATGACGAAGGCACTGTTCAACCGTATCAAGATCACCCTGCTAACCGATGTTAACAAAATCCAACCCGTGGAATCGCCCATCACGCTGGTTCGTCCCACCGAAGTTTCCGTCGTAGATATTGATGAGGACTACGGTTTGTCCGAGTACACCAAAGCCAGTGTTAGCTTGAAATTCCTGGAAGGTAATCACATTACCATGTTGGAAAACCCGAAGCTCACCCAGATTATTACCGAGTCGGATCCGGTGTTGGAATCGGATCGCTCCTTCCAGAAGTATCTCCAGAGCAATGTTATCGCTGAGTAA